Part of the Oscillibacter hominis genome is shown below.
GGAGGCCATGGCCAAAGGTCCGAAGGCCTGAATGAAAAAGGGAGGAAGGCGTGCCTTCCTCCTTTTTCATTTAGAGTCCCATTTCTTCCTTGACTTCCCGGAAGCACTGAACGGCAAAGTCCAGATCCTCTTTTGTGTGGCCCGCGGAAATCTGGGTGCGGATGCGGTCCCGCCCCTTGGGCACCACGGGATAACAGAAGCCAACCACATAGACGCCCTTATCCAGCATCCGGGCGGCAAACTCCTGGGCGGTCTTTGCGTCGTAGAGCATCACCGGCACAATGGGGTGCTCCCCGGGCAGCAGGTCAAAACCGCACCGCTCCATCTCACGACGGAAATAGTCGGCGTTTTCATGGACCTTATCCCGCAGCGCGGTGGATTCCTCCAGCAGCTCAATGGTGCGCAGCGTGGCGGCGCAGATGGCCGGGGCCAGGGAATTGGAGAAGAGGTAAGGCCGGGAGCGCTGGCGCAGCAGGTCCACAATCTCCCGGTGAGAGGCGGTGTAGCCGCCGGAGGCGCCGCCCATGGCCTTGCCAAAGGTACCGGTGATGATATCCACCCGGCCCATGACGCCGCAGTACTCGCAGGTGCCCCGACCATGGGGGCCCATAAAGCCCACGGCATGGCTGTCGTCCACCATTGTCATGGCGTCATACTCATCCGCCAGGTCGCAGATGCCCTTCAGGTTGGCGATATAGCCGTCCATGGAGAATACACCGTCAGTGGCAATCAGAATCTTTTCACAGCCAGCAGCACGGGCCTCCTCGAGCTTTGCGCGCAGGTCCTGCATGTCGTTGTTCCGATAGCGGTAGCGGTGGGCCTTGCACAGCCGGACGCCATCGATGATGCTGGCGTGGTTCAGCTCGTCGGAGATCACCGCGTCCTTCTCCCCCAACAGCGTCTCAAAAAGGCCTCCGTTGGCGTCAAAGCAGGAGGAATATAAAATGGCGTCCTCTGTCCCCACAAATCCGGCGATGGCGCGCTCCAGATCCTTGTGGATCTGCTGGGTGCCGCAGATGAAGCGGACGGAGGAGAGGCCAAAGCCCCACTGGTCGTAGCTGGCCTTTGCTGCGGCAATCAGCTCAGGATGGTCGCTGAGGCCCAGGTAGTTGTTGGCGCACATATTCACCACCTGCTTTGCGGCGGTGGTGTCGATCCGGGAGCGCTGTGGTGTGGTGATGATCCGCTCTTCCTTGTAGGTGCCGGAGGCCCGAATCTCCTCCAGCGCGGCGCGGTAGTCTTCCAATGCGGTTTTCATAGTCTTCCTCCTTTTCTCACATCCAGTTGAGTACAACCTTGCCGGACTTTCCGCTGTGCATGGCTTCAAAGCCCTGTTCAAAATCCGTATAGTGGAAGCGGTGGGTGATCACCGGGGTCAGGTCCAACCCACCCTGTACCATATAGGACATCTTGTGCCAGTTATCCATCTTCCGGCCGTAGATGCCCTGGAGCGTCAGCCCCTTGCCAATGATGTCGTTCATGTCCACCGAGATGGGCCCGTTGCCCAGCCCCAGGAGGGAAATCTTTCCGCCGTTGCGCATCACGCCCACCATCTGGGCAAAGGCGCCGCCGTTGCCGGACATCTCCAGTCCCACGTCAAAGCCCTCGGTCAGCCCCTGCTTCTGCATCACCTCGTGGATATCCTCTCTGGCGATGTTCACCGCCGCGTCCGCACCCATCTTCCGGGCCAGGTCCAGGCGGTATTCATTGACGTCGGTGATCACCACCCGTCGCGCGCCGGCGTATTTGCAGATGCCCACGGCAATGACGCCGATGGGGCCGGCGCCGGTGATGAGCACATCCTCACCCACCAGGTCGAACATCAGCGCCGTATGGGTGGCGTTGCCCACAGCGTCGAAAAAGGACACCACATCCTCCGGCAGGTTTTCGTCAATGAGGATCACATTGGACTGGGGGATGCAGACATATTCCGCAAATGCTCCGTCCCGGTCCACGCCTACGCTGCTGGTGTTCTTGCACCACTGGATGTTGCCGTTGTGGCAGTTGCGGCAGTGTCCGCAGGTGATATGGCCCTCTCCGCTGACCCGCTGGCCAACCCGCAGCCCTGTAACGCCTGCGCCCAACTCCGCAATTTCCCCCACGTATTCATGGCCAATCACCATGGGCGGCTTTACATGCTGGGCGGACCACTCGTTCCAATCGTAGATGTGCACGTCTGTTCCACAGATGGCTGTCTTGTGTACGCGGATCAGCACCTCGCCCGGTCCCGGCTCCGGCACTGGAACTTTCCGCAGTTCCAACCCCGGGGCGGCAGTGGGCTTTACAATGGCGTCCATCCAGTTTTGCATATGCGCGTTCCCCCTTCAATTACTCCCTTTGACCTTCTATGCTCAGTTTACTACGCTTTTCCCCGAATGGCAATACATTATTTTAAATTTTGTCCGTATTATGTGGACAAACTGATTTGAGCCTTAGAATTGAAAACAAGATTTTGAAGCTGCATTTGTGAATTTCTCACAAGAGCAGAAAAGACTGCGGCATCTGCCGCAGTCTTTTCCCATTACATTCATTTTTTAAAGAGGGATACGGAAACCAAACCACAGCACATTGCGCACCGTGCAGTTGAGCACCAGCAGCATCAGAAGCACCAGCAGCCACCGGTCGCTGTAGCGCAGCACCCAGCCACGCCTGTCCCGCAGGCGCCAAATTGTCTGGCTGCACTGATAGGCAGTCACCGACCCCACTGTAAAAAGCACCGCCGGGTGATAATACAGCGACTGGAGCAACTGCCCCCGAAGCAGAGCGGCCACCGCCCGCGTCCCCCCGCAGCCGGGGCAGTACACATGCCAGGACCGGTAAAACCAGCACTCCGGCACCGTAGGCTGCCCCAGCGGAAAAAGCCAGATTAAAAACAGTATTCCCAGCACGATCAGGGAACACCAAACCGTCCAATAGACCACATCATCCTTTGTTTTCACAACGCTTCCTCTTTTCTGAAGGAGGATTGATTTATTATAGTACACTTCTACCTTGCTGGCAATCCCGCCTGCAAAGAGGAATTCCACTGCTTTAGGTCCAATTACCCAAGAAAAGGCTCTTAATTTTGTTTATTCATCCAATTTATCGTATTTTTTTGAAATACTCTTGACATTTTGCTTCTCACTTTTTATTATTTAGTTAACTCATTGATCTTATTGAACTTATTATGTTGAGATATATAATTTCTTGCTCTTTCTATACAAATGTTATACAATTACCGAAGATGGTAAATTTTCGTAATCCCTGGATTTGTTTTAGAAAGAGGAGGACTTGATATGGATAACTTTGGCGGGATAATCAGTCCCGTAAAAAGCCCAAAAGCTTATTTACTCATTGTCGGAAAAATTGTGAATTTGGTGGCCTCGGGCGAATTGAAATATGGAGATTACCTTTATACGGAAAAAGATTTGATGGCCACGCTAAATGTAAGCCGCCCCACTTTGCGTGAGGCACTTCGAGTGTTAGAATTTCTGGGCATTGTCTCGGTCAGCCCCCGCAAAGGCATTAGTGTCAACCGGCCCGATGACTCCAATTGTTATCTGTCCCTCATCTACATCCTGATGTTTGACAAGACCACCAACATTGAAATCTTTCAGTTGCGCCGGGCCATTCAGGTGGAGATGGTAGCCACTGCGGCTGTTGCAGCCACCAAGGAAGATTTGGAACGACTATCCTCCCTGGTATCGGATATGGAAGCCAATCTCGAGTCTGATTACATTTCCTTTGAAAAGATCGACTATGCTTTCCACATGCAGATCGTGGTTTGCGCCCACAGCCAGCTTTGTCTGAAGTTGATGCAGACCATGAGTACAATGATTCACAGTCAAATGCAGGAAAGACTTTCCAGAATGCCCGTGGCGGACAGGCAGAAAACCCTCCGCTTCCACCGTAAAATCAATCAGGCTCTTCAGGAACGAGACGGTATCAAAGCCAAACGGCTGATGGAGGCCCATCTGGCGGACGTGTATATCCACCTAAAAAACAATCCAGTGCAGTTCGATTTTAACGGCCTTATTAACCAATAGCAGGCGCTTATCCAAATGACTTGTTCTGCTGACTTGTTCAGCTTTTTATGATGCCCCCGCAGATATCCCACCGGTGGAGCATCTATAATACTGCGGGAGTGTCATTGTTCTGCTTCCGTGAAATAGTCAATTGGATGGGCAGCATAGCGTAAAAGCGGCATGCCTCAATATAGGCATGCCGCTTTTTATAGGCTTATCAAACCAAATCACAGGGAGTGGAACTATGTCAAGAAAAAAAATGCTCATTATGGACCCAAGGGACAATGTGGGTGTCCTTTTAGAGGACGCAGGTCCCGGTGACCTCTGCTTTTGCGGCAACTTGGAATGCACTGCAAAAGAGTCTATCGCTTTTGGCCACAAAATCTCCTTGGCGGACCTACAGTCAGGCGCCACTGTTTTGAAGTACGGACACAAAATCGGCTACGCCACCGCCCCCATTTCAAAGGGCACATGGGTACACAGACACAATATTGAAAGCGAACGGGGGAGGTGAGAAAGTCATGGAATTTTATGGATATCGCAGGCTGGACGGCCAAGCTGGTGTACGCAACTACATCGGAATTATTCCTTCCGTTTTCTGTGCCAACCGGGTGGCCGAAATGATCTCCCAGCAGGTGGCGGGCACAGTGTGCCTGACCCATCCCGTGGGGTGCAGCCAGGTGGGCGCCGATCTGGAGCGCACCGCCCAGACGCTGATTGCCATGGGCAATCATCCCAATCTGGCTGGAGTCATCGTAGTGGGTTTGGGCTGTGAGCGATTCACGGTCAAAGAATTTGTGGAAGGGTTGCAAAAGAGTCGGAAACCAGTGGCTCAGGTGATCATTCAAGAGGAGGGCGATACCCTTCGTGCCGTGGAAAAAGGTGTCCGGCTGGCCCATCGGATGGTGGAGGAGGCATCAACTATTCAACGCCAGCCCATTGATATCAGCGAACTGAGCGTGGGTGTAAAGTGCGGTGGCACCGACGCTACCTCCGGCATTTCCGCCAATCCGGCGGTGGGGGCCATGAGTGACCTGGTAGTTGACCACGGTGGAACGGTCCTTTTTTCCGAGGTGACGGAGCTTTTGGGGGCCGAGGACATCCTGGCCGCCCGGGCAGCGAACTCCAAAGTAGCGGAAGATATCTTAGACACCATTCGGCGCATGGAAGACAAACTCCGCGTTGCCGGCACAGATCCCAAGTATCAAAACCGCAGTGCCCTGATTTCAACCGGCAACTTTGACGGTGGCGTCTCCACCGTGGCAGAAAAGGCCCTTGGCAACATCTATAAATCCGGTAGCCGCCCCATCTGCGGTGTTGTGGAGTACTGTGAAACTCCTGGTGGCCGAGGACTTTATTTGATGGACTCTCCTGGCCATGACGGCGAAGTAGTCACTGGGATGGTGGGCGGCGGTGCCCAAGTAATCGTATTTACCTCCGGTCGGGGAACTCCTACTGGTTTTCCCTTTGTCCCGGTGATCAAAGTCACAGGCAACAGCCGGACCTATGAAAAGATGCGGGAAAATATTGACTACAATGCCGGCGGTATCATTGACGGCAGCAATACCATTCTCGCTGCAGGAGAAGACTTGTTCCGGATGGTGCTGGAGGCTGCTGGGGGAAAAACTCCCCATGCAGAAGCAATGAGGCACGCGGAACTGTTTTGCATCTCCAGATTGTAGCCATATGGTGTGGATCAAAAAAGAGCATTCCCAAACAGGATTCAAATTATAAAAAAGGAGCGTTAGACATGAAGAAGTTTTTGACCTTAGCCCTGGCACTTTCCATGGTATGTTCCCTGGCCGCCTGCGGCGGCAATGGCAGTGGGACATCCTCCGATGGCTCTGCGTCCTCCGGTTTTTCCAGCGAGGAAATTACCCCCGTGGTGTGGAAGATCGAAGCGGCTTACGGCCCTGGCGACCAGTGCTGGGATGTGCAGATGCCCATGCTTAAGGCTCTGATCGAAAAGGTCACCGAGGGCCGCGTGGTTGTTGAACTCTATGAGCCTGATACGCTGTGCTCTGCGGCAGACATTCCTGCCTCCGTGGCCAACGGCACCATCCAAGGCGCTATCTCTTCCCCCAATTACAACTGTCAGTTTGTCTCCGCCGCCTACTGCGAAACCGTCCCTCCTTTCTTCTTCAACACTAAGGAGGAGACCTATGACTGCTTTTACGAAGCGGGGCTCAATGACTTTTTGCGGGAGGAGTACTACAAGGCCGGCCTGATCTACGGTGGCTACGCACCCTGCGGCAGTCAAAGCCTGTTCACCACCTTCAAGGTGGAAACTGTGGATGACCTGACGGGGCATATTGTTCGTGCTACCTCCTCCAACAACGACTTTTATGTAGCCTGCGGCGCCTCCACTGTTACCATGTCGGGCAGCGATATCTATATGGCTTTGAAGCTGGGTACCATCGAAGGCACACAGTACAGTCTGCCCGAACTGGTCACCATGGGGTTCTGCGAGGTGGTCAAGTACTGTATCCCCTGCGTCATGGCTGGCTCCCCCCAAGACTTTATTTTCAACATCGACGCTTGGGAGGCGCTTCCTGAGGATATCCAGCAAAACCTCTATACTGCGCTGCAGGAGTTTTTCTGGGATTTGTACGCCGCCTCTGAAAAGGCGGAGGAGACCGTTTACGACGATGCAGCTAAATATGGCGTGGAGTTTGTAGAACTCACCGATGAGGCCAAGACTGGGTTCATCTCCAAGGGCAATCAGGTCCTTGAGGACATGCAGGCAAAGTATCCGGATATCTCCGACGGCTTCCAGCTCATCC
Proteins encoded:
- a CDS encoding glycine C-acetyltransferase, whose product is MKTALEDYRAALEEIRASGTYKEERIITTPQRSRIDTTAAKQVVNMCANNYLGLSDHPELIAAAKASYDQWGFGLSSVRFICGTQQIHKDLERAIAGFVGTEDAILYSSCFDANGGLFETLLGEKDAVISDELNHASIIDGVRLCKAHRYRYRNNDMQDLRAKLEEARAAGCEKILIATDGVFSMDGYIANLKGICDLADEYDAMTMVDDSHAVGFMGPHGRGTCEYCGVMGRVDIITGTFGKAMGGASGGYTASHREIVDLLRQRSRPYLFSNSLAPAICAATLRTIELLEESTALRDKVHENADYFRREMERCGFDLLPGEHPIVPVMLYDAKTAQEFAARMLDKGVYVVGFCYPVVPKGRDRIRTQISAGHTKEDLDFAVQCFREVKEEMGL
- the tdh gene encoding L-threonine 3-dehydrogenase, which gives rise to MQNWMDAIVKPTAAPGLELRKVPVPEPGPGEVLIRVHKTAICGTDVHIYDWNEWSAQHVKPPMVIGHEYVGEIAELGAGVTGLRVGQRVSGEGHITCGHCRNCHNGNIQWCKNTSSVGVDRDGAFAEYVCIPQSNVILIDENLPEDVVSFFDAVGNATHTALMFDLVGEDVLITGAGPIGVIAVGICKYAGARRVVITDVNEYRLDLARKMGADAAVNIAREDIHEVMQKQGLTEGFDVGLEMSGNGGAFAQMVGVMRNGGKISLLGLGNGPISVDMNDIIGKGLTLQGIYGRKMDNWHKMSYMVQGGLDLTPVITHRFHYTDFEQGFEAMHSGKSGKVVLNWM
- a CDS encoding DUF2752 domain-containing protein, which translates into the protein MKTKDDVVYWTVWCSLIVLGILFLIWLFPLGQPTVPECWFYRSWHVYCPGCGGTRAVAALLRGQLLQSLYYHPAVLFTVGSVTAYQCSQTIWRLRDRRGWVLRYSDRWLLVLLMLLVLNCTVRNVLWFGFRIPL
- a CDS encoding FadR/GntR family transcriptional regulator, which gives rise to MDNFGGIISPVKSPKAYLLIVGKIVNLVASGELKYGDYLYTEKDLMATLNVSRPTLREALRVLEFLGIVSVSPRKGISVNRPDDSNCYLSLIYILMFDKTTNIEIFQLRRAIQVEMVATAAVAATKEDLERLSSLVSDMEANLESDYISFEKIDYAFHMQIVVCAHSQLCLKLMQTMSTMIHSQMQERLSRMPVADRQKTLRFHRKINQALQERDGIKAKRLMEAHLADVYIHLKNNPVQFDFNGLINQ
- a CDS encoding UxaA family hydrolase, with translation MDPRDNVGVLLEDAGPGDLCFCGNLECTAKESIAFGHKISLADLQSGATVLKYGHKIGYATAPISKGTWVHRHNIESERGR
- a CDS encoding UxaA family hydrolase produces the protein MEFYGYRRLDGQAGVRNYIGIIPSVFCANRVAEMISQQVAGTVCLTHPVGCSQVGADLERTAQTLIAMGNHPNLAGVIVVGLGCERFTVKEFVEGLQKSRKPVAQVIIQEEGDTLRAVEKGVRLAHRMVEEASTIQRQPIDISELSVGVKCGGTDATSGISANPAVGAMSDLVVDHGGTVLFSEVTELLGAEDILAARAANSKVAEDILDTIRRMEDKLRVAGTDPKYQNRSALISTGNFDGGVSTVAEKALGNIYKSGSRPICGVVEYCETPGGRGLYLMDSPGHDGEVVTGMVGGGAQVIVFTSGRGTPTGFPFVPVIKVTGNSRTYEKMRENIDYNAGGIIDGSNTILAAGEDLFRMVLEAAGGKTPHAEAMRHAELFCISRL
- a CDS encoding TRAP transporter substrate-binding protein, with product MKKFLTLALALSMVCSLAACGGNGSGTSSDGSASSGFSSEEITPVVWKIEAAYGPGDQCWDVQMPMLKALIEKVTEGRVVVELYEPDTLCSAADIPASVANGTIQGAISSPNYNCQFVSAAYCETVPPFFFNTKEETYDCFYEAGLNDFLREEYYKAGLIYGGYAPCGSQSLFTTFKVETVDDLTGHIVRATSSNNDFYVACGASTVTMSGSDIYMALKLGTIEGTQYSLPELVTMGFCEVVKYCIPCVMAGSPQDFIFNIDAWEALPEDIQQNLYTALQEFFWDLYAASEKAEETVYDDAAKYGVEFVELTDEAKTGFISKGNQVLEDMQAKYPDISDGFQLILDWANNK